The proteins below come from a single Pieris brassicae chromosome 1, ilPieBrab1.1, whole genome shotgun sequence genomic window:
- the LOC123714715 gene encoding uncharacterized protein LOC123714715 has protein sequence MFRSVVVFLAVTSASLALMVPDPKPDKFKDIEGCYVKDNDAVIPLGQFVPSKTSCVGYRCGEKYVTIESCSVAVAVPPCKLVSHEDVTLHPYPKCCPTIEC, from the exons GTGACCTCTGCAAGTCTTGCGTTGATGGTTCCGGATCCTAAGCCAGATAAATTCA AGGACATAGAGGGATGCTATGTTAAGGACAATGATGCCGTCATACCGCTTGGGCAGTTTGTTCCATCTAAAACTAGCTGTGTTGGGTACAGATGTGGAGAAAAATATGTTACCATTGAATC ttGCAGTGTTGCGGTTGCGGTGCCTCCTTGTAAATTAGTGAGCCATGAAGATGTCACCTTACACCCGTACCCTAAATGCTGTCCAACTATTGaatgttaa